The following are from one region of the Phyllostomus discolor isolate MPI-MPIP mPhyDis1 chromosome 9, mPhyDis1.pri.v3, whole genome shotgun sequence genome:
- the LOC114506163 gene encoding histone-lysine N-methyltransferase PRDM9-like, with protein MKAGHCAQLSYRGTPSRGRGARDPERALHRGGRRGRGPGRRTGLRAPRPAFPCHRRRPATELQEEDREDSDEERAPRQQVKPWVAFRREHSKHQKATSRVPLSKEYSLKELSGTANWMTASDSEHAQKPVSPPGEACAFEKHTRQKLELGRKEIDVKMYSPQERKGYVYQEVNDPQDDDYLYCEKCQNFFIDSCAVHGPPTFVKDTAVDKGHPHRSALTLPPGLRIGPSGIPEAGLGVWNEAADLPVGLLFGPYEGHITEDEEAAKSRYSWLIAKGRNCYEYVDGKDRSWANWMRYVNCARDDEEQNLVAFQYHRQIFYRTCRVIRPGCELLVWCGDEYGQELGSKWGSKWKTELMARREPKPEVHPCPSCSLAFSTQKFLSQHVKLNHPSPSLPGTSARKHLQAEEPCPEDQNQQQQRTGTHSWNDKAEGQEVRERSKPLLKRVSQRSILRPFFQPSKERMRSSSEHERMMEEEPCRGQKESPEDTGKLFVKAGMSKIVTMEHRGCWQGFSDGSQLITHQGTHSGEKPYVCRECGRGFTWKSNLLRHQRTHSGEKPYVCRECGRAFTWKSHLITHQRTHSGEKPYVCRECGQGFTWKSHLITHQRTHSGEKPYVCRECGRAFTCKSHLITHQRIHSGEKPYTTLCRKLGAYTTPPTTPTYQWLPATILVLKCRLQEVTAA; from the exons GTCTCAGGGCCCCGCGACCGGCTTTCCCGTGTCACCGCCGCAGGCCCGCCACCGAGCTCCAGGAGGAGGACCGTGAGGACTCCGATGAAGAACGGGCTCCGAGGCAGCAAG TGAAACCCTGGGTGGCCTTCAGAAGAGAACACAGTAAACACCAGAAG GCAACATCCAGGGTGCCATTAAGCAAGGAATATAGTTTGAAGGAATTGTCAGGAACAGCAAATTGGATGACTGCAAGTGACTCAGAGCATGCCCAGAAACCAGTGTCCCCTCCTGGAGAAGCATGTGCCTTTGAAAAGCACACTAGACAAAAATTgg AACTCGGGAGAAAGGAGATTGATGTGAAGATGTACAGCCCACAAGAAAGAAAGGGCTATGTGTACCAAGAGGTCAATGATCCCCAGGATGACGACTACCTTT ATTGTGAGAAGTGTCAGAACTTCTTCATCGACAGCTGTGCAGTGCATGGGCCCCCTACATTTGTAAAGGACACTGCAGTGGACAAGGGGCATCCCCACcgctcagctctcaccctgccccctggATTGAGAATCGGGCCATCGGGCAtccctgaggctgggcttggaGTGTGGAATGAGGCAGCGGACTTGCCAGTGGGTCTGCTCTTTGGCCCTTATGAAGGACACATCACAGAAGATGAAGAGGCAGCCAAGAGCAGATACTCCTGGCTG ATCGCCAAAGGGAGAAACTGCTATGAGTATGTGGATGGAAAGGACAGATCCTGGGCCAACTGGATGAG GTATGTGAACTGTGCCCGGGATGACGAAGAGCAGAACCTGGTGGCCTTTCAATACCACAGGCAGATTTTCTACCGAACCTGCCGGGTCATCAGGCCGGGCTGTGAGCTGCTGGTCTGGTGCGGGGACGAgtatggccaggagctgggcagcaagtGGGGCAGCAAGTGGAAGACAGAGCTCATGGCCAGGAGAG AACCAAAGCCAGAAGTGCACCCatgtccctcctgctctctggccttctccaCTCAGAAATTCCTCAGCCAGCACGTGAAACTCAATCATCCCTCTCCGAGTCTCCCGGGAACATCTGCAAGAAAACACCTCCAAGCAGAGGAACCCTGTCCAGAGGATCAGAATCAGCAGCAGCAACGTACTGGTACACACAGCTGGAATGATAAAGCTGAAGGTCAGGAAGTCAGAGAAAGGTCCAAACCTTTGCTTAAAAGGGTCAGTCAGAGGAGCATCTTAAGGCCTTTTTTCCAACCTTCCAAAGAACGAATGAGGAGCTCTAGTGAGCATGAGAGGATGATGGAGGAAGAGCCCTGCAGAGGCCAGAAAGAGAGTCCAGAGGACACAGGCAAGTTATTTGTGAAAGCAGGAATGTCAAAAATTGTAACAATGGAGCACAGAGGGTGTTGGCAAGGCTTCAGTGATGGGTCACAGCTCATCACACACCAggggacacactctggggagaagccctatgtttgcagggagtgtgggagaggctttacaTGGAAGTCAAATCTCCttagacaccagaggacacactcaggggagaagccctatgtttgcagggagtgtggacGAGCCTTTACCtggaagtcacatctcatcacacaccagaggacacactcaggagagaagccctatgtttgcagggagtgtgggcaaggCTTTACCTGGAAGTCACATCttatcacacaccagaggacacactcaggggagaagccctatgtttgcagggagtgtggacGAGCCTTTACCTGcaagtcacatctcatcacacaccagaggatacactctggggagaagccctat ACCACCCTGTGCAGGAAGCTGGGTGCTTACACAACACCCCCCACCACGCCCACCTACCAGTGGCTGCCAGCCACCATCCTTGTTTTGAAGTGCAGGCTCCAAGAAGTGACTGCAGCCTGA